In Desulfovibrio sp. 86, the following proteins share a genomic window:
- a CDS encoding thiamine pyrophosphate-dependent dehydrogenase E1 component subunit alpha, with amino-acid sequence MKHPDKKVLLEMFSTMTKIRLFETELQKFFAAGKIPGFVHLYLGEEAVATGACAALKKTDMITSTHRGHGHCLAKGGDLKLMMAEIFGRSTGYCKGKGGSMHIADFNIGILGANGIVGGGGPLAVGAALSCQYKNNKGVCACFFGDGASNQGTTQEALNMASAWKLPVVFINENNGYGISCAQHRAMAITDIADRAAGYDMPGVVVDGNDVLAVYEAVTEAVERARKGHGPSLVECKTYRWRGHFEGDACVYRSAQELEEWKAKDPLPRFAAKLVDAGLATQAELDAITAKVTADVDEAVKFAEDSPFPTEAALLEDVYA; translated from the coding sequence ATGAAACATCCCGACAAGAAGGTCTTGCTGGAAATGTTCAGCACCATGACCAAGATCCGCCTTTTTGAAACGGAACTGCAAAAGTTCTTCGCGGCGGGCAAGATTCCCGGGTTTGTTCACCTGTATCTCGGCGAAGAAGCCGTGGCCACGGGAGCCTGCGCGGCTCTTAAAAAGACGGACATGATCACGAGCACCCACCGTGGGCACGGTCACTGTCTGGCCAAGGGCGGCGACCTCAAGCTCATGATGGCCGAAATCTTCGGCCGTTCCACGGGCTACTGCAAGGGCAAGGGCGGATCCATGCACATCGCCGACTTCAACATCGGCATCCTTGGCGCCAACGGCATCGTTGGCGGCGGCGGCCCTCTGGCCGTGGGCGCGGCCCTGAGCTGCCAGTACAAGAACAACAAGGGCGTGTGCGCCTGCTTCTTCGGCGACGGCGCGTCCAACCAGGGAACCACCCAGGAAGCGCTCAACATGGCCAGCGCCTGGAAGCTTCCCGTGGTCTTCATCAATGAAAACAATGGATACGGCATCTCCTGCGCCCAGCACAGGGCCATGGCCATTACCGACATCGCCGACCGCGCCGCAGGGTATGACATGCCCGGCGTTGTGGTTGACGGCAACGACGTGCTGGCTGTCTACGAGGCCGTGACCGAAGCCGTGGAGCGGGCGCGCAAGGGCCATGGCCCCTCGCTTGTTGAATGCAAGACCTACCGCTGGCGCGGCCACTTTGAAGGTGATGCCTGCGTTTACCGTTCCGCGCAGGAACTGGAAGAATGGAAGGCCAAGGATCCCCTGCCGCGTTTCGCGGCCAAGCTGGTGGATGCCGGTCTGGCCACCCAGGCGGAACTGGACGCCATCACCGCCAAGGTGACCGCCGACGTGGATGAAGCCGTGAAGTTCGCCGAAGACAGCCCCTTCCCCACTGAGGCCGCTCTGCTGGAAGACGTATACGCCTGA
- a CDS encoding alpha-ketoacid dehydrogenase subunit beta, producing the protein MAIKTYLQAINDAMRQEMERDENVFIIGEDVGKFGGCFGVTQGLFDKFGERRVRDTPITESAIVGAAAGAAAAGLRPIAELMFVDFIGVAMDQLFNQAAKMHYMFGGKAKVPMVLRMPQGAGVSAAAQHSQCLEAWFMHMPGIKVCIPSTPADAKGMLISAIRDDNPVVFLEHKLLYGVEGEVDDAVYEIPLGKGEIKREGTDVTVVATSLMVHKALEAAEKLAAEGISVEVVDPRCLVPLDKDIILNSVKKTHALVVAQEAVKTAGAGAEIAAMVAEEALDYLDAPIARVGAPYCPVPFSPPLEAAYIPSAEQIVAAVKGLR; encoded by the coding sequence ATGGCCATCAAAACCTACCTGCAGGCGATCAACGATGCCATGCGCCAGGAGATGGAGCGGGACGAAAATGTGTTCATCATCGGTGAAGATGTGGGCAAGTTCGGCGGTTGTTTCGGCGTGACCCAGGGGCTTTTCGACAAATTCGGCGAACGCCGCGTTCGTGACACTCCCATTACCGAAAGCGCCATCGTGGGCGCTGCTGCGGGCGCTGCTGCGGCCGGTCTGCGGCCCATTGCCGAGCTCATGTTCGTGGACTTCATCGGCGTAGCCATGGACCAGCTTTTCAATCAGGCAGCCAAGATGCACTACATGTTCGGCGGCAAGGCCAAGGTGCCCATGGTGCTGCGTATGCCCCAGGGCGCGGGCGTCAGCGCCGCCGCCCAGCACTCCCAGTGCCTGGAAGCCTGGTTCATGCATATGCCAGGAATCAAGGTGTGCATCCCCTCCACCCCTGCGGACGCCAAGGGCATGCTCATCAGCGCCATCCGTGACGACAACCCCGTGGTCTTCCTTGAGCACAAGCTGCTCTACGGCGTGGAAGGCGAAGTGGACGACGCTGTCTATGAAATTCCCCTGGGTAAGGGCGAAATCAAGCGCGAAGGCACCGACGTGACCGTGGTGGCCACGTCCCTCATGGTGCACAAGGCTCTGGAAGCCGCCGAAAAGCTGGCCGCCGAAGGCATCAGCGTTGAAGTGGTGGACCCCCGCTGTCTCGTGCCGCTGGACAAGGACATCATCCTCAATTCCGTCAAAAAAACCCATGCGCTGGTGGTGGCTCAGGAAGCGGTGAAAACCGCCGGAGCTGGCGCTGAAATAGCCGCCATGGTGGCTGAAGAAGCTCTGGACTACCTGGACGCCCCAATCGCGCGCGTGGGCGCTCCGTACTGCCCCGTGCCCTTCAGCCCTCCGCTGGAAGCGGCCTACATTCCTTCTGCGGAACAGATTGTGGCTGCGGTCAAAGGCCTTCGCTAA
- a CDS encoding ATP-NAD kinase family protein: protein MKAAIIANPASGKDIRRIVAHGSVFDNQEKVRMVRRILVGLAAAGVRDVLYMPEGYGIVPRALSDLETLETPVNVTPVDIYLHNTQQDTVNAAALMQEAGVAVIIVLGGDGTSRAACKGARNTPLLPLSTGTNNVFPIMTEATVAGLAAGVLACGGVSVGEGCTEVSLLEVLVDDTPVDIALVDVAVSDNLFVGSRALWDMSDVSQLFFSRCNPACIGFSAVGGQLDSIRPEEPRGLALDIDPDFACRVRAAIGPGLFADVGVSGMHKMLPGDVIAVRQSPCTLALDGEREVEVRKGQRAGVRLSDDWLRVVDVQRTLEYARQRGLFMRGAQVCYSR, encoded by the coding sequence GTGAAAGCAGCCATTATCGCCAATCCAGCTTCAGGCAAGGACATTCGCCGCATAGTCGCGCACGGCAGCGTCTTCGACAATCAGGAAAAGGTGCGCATGGTGCGCCGCATCCTGGTTGGTCTGGCCGCTGCCGGAGTGCGGGATGTCCTCTACATGCCCGAGGGGTACGGCATCGTGCCCCGCGCCCTCAGCGATCTGGAAACTCTTGAGACGCCTGTAAACGTGACTCCGGTGGATATTTATCTGCACAATACGCAGCAGGATACGGTCAATGCCGCCGCCCTCATGCAGGAAGCGGGCGTGGCCGTCATCATCGTGCTTGGCGGCGACGGCACCAGCCGCGCCGCCTGCAAGGGCGCGCGCAACACGCCGCTGCTGCCCCTTTCAACAGGCACAAACAATGTTTTTCCCATCATGACCGAAGCCACGGTGGCGGGTCTGGCCGCAGGCGTTCTGGCCTGTGGCGGCGTCTCTGTGGGCGAGGGCTGTACCGAGGTGAGCCTTCTTGAGGTTCTGGTGGACGATACGCCGGTGGACATCGCCCTGGTGGACGTGGCCGTGTCGGACAATCTTTTTGTGGGGTCGCGCGCCCTGTGGGACATGAGCGACGTGAGCCAGCTCTTTTTTTCGCGCTGCAACCCCGCCTGCATAGGATTTTCCGCCGTTGGCGGCCAGTTGGACAGCATCCGGCCGGAAGAGCCGCGCGGGCTGGCGCTGGATATTGATCCCGATTTCGCCTGCCGCGTGCGTGCGGCCATCGGCCCCGGCCTTTTTGCCGATGTGGGCGTGTCCGGCATGCACAAAATGCTGCCCGGCGACGTCATTGCCGTGCGTCAGTCGCCCTGCACCCTGGCGCTGGACGGCGAACGCGAGGTTGAAGTGCGCAAGGGGCAGCGGGCCGGGGTCAGGCTGTCGGACGACTGGCTGCGCGTGGTGGATGTGCAGCGCACGCTCGAATACGCGCGCCAGCGTGGACTGTTCATGCGCGGGGCGCAGGTCTGCTACTCCCGCTAG
- a CDS encoding DUF6506 family protein produces MKLKAAFIFLTKMESGADSPAEYRNWTRTPAVDLLSIGVATYAQAVAAAQKAVNEEGCACIELCGGFGVQGTALVARAVQVPVGVVRFDVHPGLGNVSGDGIFA; encoded by the coding sequence ATGAAACTCAAGGCAGCATTCATTTTTCTTACCAAGATGGAATCCGGGGCGGATTCTCCCGCCGAATACAGGAACTGGACGCGCACTCCCGCCGTGGACCTCTTGTCCATTGGCGTGGCCACCTACGCCCAGGCAGTGGCGGCGGCCCAAAAGGCCGTCAATGAAGAAGGCTGCGCCTGCATTGAACTGTGCGGCGGATTCGGCGTGCAGGGGACAGCCCTTGTGGCCCGCGCGGTGCAGGTTCCCGTGGGCGTTGTGCGCTTTGACGTGCACCCCGGCCTCGGCAACGTGAGCGGCGACGGCATTTTTGCCTGA
- a CDS encoding acetoin reductase, whose product MAINGKVVLVTGAARGIGRGIALRLAKDGADIALVDMRADKLEDVAKEVRELGRKASVFAADVTDRAQVFAAVDHAEKELNGFDVMINNAGIAQVKALEEVTPEEVEQIFKVNVNGVLWGIQAAAAKFRARKQKGKIINASSIAGHDGFALIGAYSATKFAVRGLTQAAARELASSGITVNAYCPGVVGTDMWLQIDEGFSKITGAPKGETFKKYCEGIALGRSQTPEDVAAFVSYLAGPDSDYMTGQAVLIDGGMVYR is encoded by the coding sequence ATGGCTATCAACGGCAAGGTTGTGCTGGTCACCGGAGCCGCCCGTGGCATTGGGCGAGGCATCGCGCTGCGTCTGGCAAAAGACGGAGCGGATATCGCTCTGGTGGACATGCGCGCGGACAAGCTTGAGGACGTGGCCAAAGAAGTGCGCGAACTGGGACGTAAAGCCAGCGTTTTTGCGGCTGACGTCACCGACAGGGCGCAGGTTTTTGCTGCGGTGGATCATGCGGAAAAAGAACTCAACGGTTTTGACGTCATGATCAACAACGCCGGCATAGCCCAGGTCAAGGCTCTGGAAGAAGTGACCCCCGAAGAAGTGGAACAGATTTTCAAGGTCAATGTAAACGGCGTTCTCTGGGGCATTCAGGCTGCTGCGGCCAAATTTCGCGCCCGCAAGCAGAAGGGCAAGATCATCAACGCCTCCTCCATTGCCGGGCACGACGGTTTTGCCCTCATAGGGGCCTACAGCGCCACAAAGTTTGCCGTACGCGGGCTGACCCAGGCCGCCGCGCGCGAACTGGCGTCCAGCGGCATCACCGTCAACGCCTACTGCCCCGGCGTGGTGGGCACGGACATGTGGCTGCAGATAGACGAGGGCTTTTCCAAAATCACGGGTGCGCCCAAGGGCGAAACCTTCAAGAAATATTGTGAGGGCATCGCCCTCGGCAGATCGCAAACCCCGGAAGATGTGGCCGCGTTCGTGTCCTATCTGGCCGGGCCGGATTCGGACTACATGACTGGCCAGGCCGTGCTCATTGACGGCGGCATGGTCTACCGTTGA
- a CDS encoding 2-oxo acid dehydrogenase subunit E2 has product MSIELAMPKLGLTMKTGKVSKWFVAEGAMVKQGDDLFEVETDKITNKVESPADGVLFQILVQPKQEVAVGAVLGVIAEPGENPARVEGGAASSPEGAVDAASPAAAQKSTPAAAQPPRSGGRAFSSPAARRLACELDVDIACVVGSGPEGRILERDVRARFDAVGKIKITPLAAVVAARAGLDIATLTGTGEGGKIVREDVERALHPEKFAAQEAKAPAGAVPRADGPGTVPMEGMRKIIADNMQASLQNSAQLTLVSEADVTACVGIIADLRARHKKDKDFRLSMNDVLILAVSRALKKHPRMNATLDGDTITRHAEVHMGVAVALPEGLVVPVLHNADGMGLLRIASEARLLAGRARKGGLTPDDMSGGTFTITNMAHSVVDFFTPILKPGETGILGLGRVTEKAVVRNGAIVVRSMMGLSLTFDHRVEDGAPAAEFLKTLTEFLAEPALLLF; this is encoded by the coding sequence GTGAGTATTGAACTTGCCATGCCGAAACTGGGTCTCACCATGAAGACCGGCAAGGTTTCCAAATGGTTCGTGGCCGAAGGCGCCATGGTTAAGCAGGGGGACGACCTTTTTGAGGTGGAAACGGACAAGATCACCAACAAGGTCGAGAGCCCGGCCGACGGCGTGCTTTTTCAAATCCTCGTGCAGCCCAAGCAGGAAGTGGCAGTGGGCGCGGTGCTTGGCGTTATTGCAGAACCAGGGGAAAATCCCGCCCGAGTTGAGGGCGGAGCCGCCTCTTCCCCTGAAGGTGCTGTTGATGCCGCAAGCCCTGCCGCTGCCCAAAAGAGCACGCCAGCCGCCGCCCAGCCCCCACGCTCAGGCGGGCGGGCCTTCTCCTCTCCCGCCGCACGGCGGCTGGCGTGCGAACTTGATGTGGATATTGCCTGTGTGGTCGGCAGTGGCCCCGAAGGGCGCATTCTCGAACGTGACGTGCGTGCCCGCTTTGATGCTGTAGGCAAGATCAAGATTACGCCTCTGGCCGCTGTTGTGGCCGCTCGCGCCGGGCTGGACATTGCAACGCTCACCGGCACCGGCGAGGGCGGCAAGATCGTGCGCGAAGATGTGGAACGCGCGCTGCATCCCGAAAAGTTCGCGGCCCAGGAAGCCAAGGCCCCGGCCGGAGCCGTTCCTCGCGCCGACGGGCCCGGTACAGTGCCCATGGAAGGCATGCGCAAGATCATTGCCGACAACATGCAGGCCAGCCTGCAGAATTCCGCGCAGCTCACCCTGGTCAGCGAGGCCGACGTGACCGCCTGCGTGGGCATCATTGCCGACCTCAGGGCCAGGCACAAGAAGGACAAGGACTTCCGCCTGTCCATGAACGATGTGCTCATTCTGGCCGTGTCCCGCGCGCTGAAAAAGCACCCGCGCATGAATGCCACCCTTGATGGCGACACCATCACCCGTCACGCGGAAGTGCACATGGGCGTGGCCGTGGCCCTGCCTGAAGGGCTTGTGGTTCCCGTGCTGCACAATGCGGACGGCATGGGCCTGCTCCGCATCGCCAGCGAGGCCCGCCTGCTGGCCGGGCGCGCGCGCAAGGGCGGGCTCACGCCCGACGACATGAGCGGCGGCACGTTTACCATTACCAATATGGCGCATTCCGTGGTGGACTTTTTCACGCCCATCCTGAAACCCGGCGAAACGGGCATTCTAGGCCTGGGCCGCGTGACGGAAAAGGCCGTGGTGCGTAACGGGGCCATTGTGGTGCGCTCCATGATGGGCCTGAGCCTCACCTTTGACCACAGGGTTGAAGACGGCGCACCGGCGGCGGAATTTTTGAAGACGCTGACCGAGTTTCTGGCGGAACCGGCCCTGCTGTTGTTCTGA
- a CDS encoding dihydrolipoyl dehydrogenase family protein, with translation MYDVLVIGGGPGGYAAAIRASQLKGKVALVEGGNMGGTCVMRGCIPSKIWLRAATLLEQSRNAGEFGLELTVGKLDFNAVLARKQGVSNDIRMGMEALLANNGAEVITGMAKITGPNSVEVDGKKFEAKNIIVATGSMLDMPDVPGLSGVAFTTDALLDMKEAPASVLITDPTYIGVEMAALLSILGSKVVYAVPGPRILPDEDQDSSQRLAQSLRERGVQILARHTLVKVAGKTCTLKSGDKEQTIDVDKVLVSGRKAVSAGFGLEALGVGFGDDGSIVVDGQCRTACPSIFAIGDCTGGWMLSHVASAMGICAAENCMGMTSKFPAHLVSRAIWGSPEMGSVGLSEEQAERKGFEVEVGGFPYSINGYAMLRGEVDGAVKMVADAETGEILGVHIVGSCASELIGEAVLAMQLECTVREFAKGFRVHPAFCETVVDAARDAAGWALYLPKRG, from the coding sequence ATGTACGACGTGCTTGTTATTGGTGGTGGCCCCGGCGGATATGCCGCCGCCATCCGCGCTTCACAGCTCAAGGGTAAGGTGGCTCTGGTCGAGGGCGGCAATATGGGCGGCACCTGCGTCATGCGCGGTTGCATTCCCAGCAAGATATGGCTGCGCGCCGCCACCCTGCTTGAACAGTCGCGCAATGCCGGAGAATTCGGCCTTGAACTGACTGTGGGCAAGCTGGACTTCAACGCGGTGCTGGCCCGCAAACAGGGCGTGTCCAACGACATCCGTATGGGCATGGAAGCCCTGCTGGCCAACAACGGCGCGGAAGTGATCACGGGCATGGCGAAAATAACCGGCCCCAACAGCGTGGAAGTGGACGGCAAAAAATTTGAGGCCAAAAACATCATCGTGGCCACGGGCAGCATGCTCGACATGCCCGATGTGCCCGGTCTTTCCGGCGTGGCCTTTACCACGGACGCCCTGCTGGACATGAAGGAAGCCCCGGCTTCGGTTCTTATCACCGACCCCACCTATATCGGCGTTGAAATGGCCGCGCTGTTGAGCATCCTCGGCAGCAAGGTGGTCTACGCCGTGCCCGGCCCCCGCATCCTGCCCGATGAGGATCAGGATTCCAGCCAGCGCCTGGCCCAGTCCCTGCGCGAGCGCGGCGTGCAGATTCTTGCGCGTCACACCCTGGTCAAGGTCGCGGGCAAGACCTGCACCCTCAAGAGCGGCGACAAGGAACAGACCATTGACGTGGACAAGGTGCTGGTTTCCGGCCGCAAAGCCGTCAGCGCCGGGTTTGGCCTTGAGGCCCTTGGCGTGGGCTTTGGCGATGACGGCAGCATCGTGGTTGACGGCCAGTGCCGCACCGCCTGCCCCTCCATCTTCGCCATTGGCGACTGCACGGGCGGCTGGATGCTGAGCCATGTGGCGTCGGCCATGGGCATCTGCGCGGCGGAAAACTGCATGGGCATGACTTCGAAGTTCCCGGCCCACCTGGTTTCCCGCGCCATCTGGGGCAGCCCGGAAATGGGTTCCGTGGGCCTTTCTGAAGAGCAGGCCGAGCGCAAGGGCTTTGAGGTTGAAGTGGGCGGCTTCCCGTACTCCATCAACGGCTACGCCATGCTGCGCGGCGAGGTGGACGGCGCGGTGAAGATGGTTGCCGACGCCGAAACGGGCGAAATCCTGGGCGTGCACATCGTGGGCAGCTGCGCTTCGGAACTTATAGGCGAAGCGGTGCTGGCCATGCAGCTCGAATGCACGGTGCGCGAATTCGCCAAGGGCTTCCGCGTGCATCCGGCCTTCTGCGAAACAGTGGTGGACGCCGCGCGCGACGCCGCTGGCTGGGCCCTGTACCTGCCCAAAAGAGGATAA
- the lipA gene encoding lipoyl synthase, which translates to MSRVQALPHNTPPRTEYATPLEILDLGRIEYGEALDFQKSRVSSRINGVTGDTLLLLEHEPVITMGRGGLAEHLHVSEEHLRRQGVGLFWVERGGMATFHGPGQLVAYPIILLHEKDLHLYMEKLLAAIAAVLRSYGLEPQLGVHGPGVWVNGGKIASVGMAVRKWVTFHGMALNVNTDIGWFGLITPCGNPTERITSMRQELGHDVDFAEVSRRFVRAFADEFGFSQRPEPQERRPDWLTVRLQPEASVGPVEDMLSGLRLHTVCQEAMCPNKGECFARGTSTFIILGDVCTRGCRYCAVGKGKPEAPDAAEPDHVAQAVQRMKLRHAVITSVTRDDLPDGGAGHFVAVMKAVRAASPHTSVEVLVPDFQGNRDAIDAVCDVRPDVFNHNLEAVRRIFAQVRPRASYDLSLKVLAHAAERGLRVKSGIMLGLGETWDELRQTLADLHAHGCRFLTLGQYLAPSTAHVPVARYLAPDEFDHWKRVALDMGFTGVASAPLVRSSYRAEAMLEEQAAASRLQHCQADDASTDATVAGHQGHQGRQGMSCATRPQGIA; encoded by the coding sequence ATGTCCAGAGTTCAAGCCCTGCCGCACAATACTCCGCCACGGACTGAATACGCGACGCCTCTGGAAATCCTTGACCTTGGCCGCATCGAATACGGCGAGGCTCTGGATTTTCAGAAAAGCCGCGTGAGTTCCCGCATCAACGGCGTCACCGGCGACACCCTGCTGTTGCTGGAGCACGAGCCGGTCATCACCATGGGGCGCGGCGGTCTGGCCGAACACCTGCATGTGAGCGAGGAACACCTCAGGCGGCAGGGCGTGGGGCTCTTTTGGGTGGAGCGGGGCGGCATGGCCACGTTTCACGGGCCAGGACAGCTGGTGGCCTATCCCATCATCCTTCTGCACGAAAAAGACCTGCACCTGTATATGGAAAAACTGCTGGCCGCCATTGCCGCCGTATTGCGCAGTTACGGGCTTGAGCCGCAGCTGGGCGTCCACGGCCCGGGAGTGTGGGTCAACGGCGGCAAAATAGCCAGCGTGGGCATGGCCGTGCGCAAATGGGTGACCTTTCACGGCATGGCCCTCAACGTCAATACGGACATAGGCTGGTTCGGCCTTATCACGCCCTGCGGCAATCCCACCGAGCGCATAACCTCCATGCGGCAGGAACTGGGGCATGACGTGGACTTTGCCGAAGTTTCGCGCCGCTTTGTGCGCGCGTTCGCCGACGAGTTCGGTTTTTCGCAGCGCCCCGAACCGCAGGAGCGGCGGCCTGACTGGCTCACGGTGCGTCTGCAGCCGGAGGCAAGCGTCGGTCCCGTGGAGGACATGCTGTCCGGCCTGCGCCTGCACACGGTCTGTCAGGAGGCCATGTGCCCCAACAAGGGCGAATGTTTTGCGCGCGGCACCTCCACATTCATCATTCTGGGCGACGTCTGCACCAGAGGCTGCCGCTACTGCGCGGTGGGCAAGGGCAAACCCGAAGCCCCGGACGCGGCTGAACCGGACCATGTGGCGCAGGCCGTGCAACGTATGAAGCTGCGGCACGCCGTCATAACTTCCGTGACCCGCGATGACCTGCCCGACGGCGGGGCGGGGCATTTTGTGGCTGTCATGAAGGCCGTTCGGGCGGCCAGCCCGCACACCAGCGTTGAAGTGCTTGTGCCGGATTTTCAGGGCAACCGCGATGCCATCGACGCCGTCTGCGACGTGCGGCCCGACGTCTTCAATCACAACCTTGAGGCCGTGCGCCGCATTTTCGCCCAGGTGCGCCCCCGCGCCAGCTACGACCTTTCGTTGAAGGTTCTGGCCCATGCCGCAGAGAGGGGACTGCGCGTGAAGTCCGGCATCATGCTGGGGCTTGGCGAAACCTGGGACGAACTGCGGCAGACCCTTGCGGATCTGCACGCCCACGGCTGCCGTTTTTTGACTTTGGGGCAGTACCTTGCGCCGTCCACGGCCCATGTGCCCGTGGCGCGCTATCTGGCCCCGGACGAATTTGATCACTGGAAGCGCGTGGCCCTTGATATGGGCTTTACCGGCGTGGCCTCAGCGCCCCTGGTGCGCAGCTCCTACAGGGCTGAAGCCATGCTGGAAGAGCAGGCCGCCGCGTCCCGGCTGCAGCACTGCCAGGCCGATGATGCCTCCACGGACGCGACCGTGGCCGGCCATCAGGGTCATCAGGGTCGTCAGGGAATGTCGTGCGCCACTAGGCCGCAGGGGATTGCGTAA
- a CDS encoding cytochrome c3 family protein — translation MKLWFNTRHTAASLPVFLVALLLVLAVCWLRPAAAHAGSSWLIDEMRFHASAHSALSCTDCHTDIAEAAEHPTAKGLNQPGSTAFSAEGCYKCHSEVEAELAQNKHAGKALVKGQDYAQCLTCHNPHYVLGAEARAKGLRKGGNISQSCNVCHEMKKALPLPAADVAACLTCHGLQTGVTQAASGAATASGSGGSAAAQAPQGQATQTQISQATQGQSPQAQAPQAQSRQAQALQPRALCMTCHGPEARDMPGAARMDAQALAAMTHKNMDCLSCHKDAARYPHNKQERVPCLTCHTRHTESVIHDAHSRVSCESCHLQGVTPVLKNGMVVARVDAGPLMAHDMGLPSGTVSCVRCHSPAISAASPAGAGSVGAADAVLPAKSVLCMGCHAGTFTVQDTPSRLGLGIFVLGFAALMLFWFSASNLGKGSLTAASDTQSSADGTGQTHGCPRPEHHGTSENRWLALLVDVLLQRRLYRESRTRWAIHALIFFPFLIRFSWGMLALLGSHQAAAAEWPWLMLAKDWAPTAFIYDVSGLALLAGLVWAALFWRKEKLAAANAPRHDWPALWLLLAITVTGFVQEGMRIALTGMPDGSEWALAGYALASLFGQMTPAELARVYGWGWYAHAIVTAVTVAYMPFSQLRHIVTTPVFLLVQTLRGRH, via the coding sequence ATGAAGTTGTGGTTTAACACGCGCCATACCGCTGCCTCTCTGCCCGTTTTTCTGGTAGCCTTGCTACTGGTGCTGGCGGTCTGCTGGCTTCGGCCCGCCGCCGCCCATGCAGGCAGTTCATGGCTCATTGACGAGATGCGGTTTCACGCCTCGGCCCACAGCGCTCTGTCCTGTACCGATTGCCACACAGACATTGCCGAAGCCGCCGAACACCCCACGGCCAAGGGGCTGAATCAGCCCGGCAGCACGGCTTTTTCCGCCGAGGGCTGCTACAAGTGCCACAGTGAGGTGGAAGCCGAGCTTGCCCAGAACAAACACGCGGGCAAGGCCCTTGTGAAGGGGCAGGATTATGCCCAGTGCCTGACCTGCCATAATCCGCACTACGTTCTTGGGGCCGAGGCCCGCGCCAAGGGGCTGAGAAAGGGCGGGAATATTTCGCAATCCTGCAATGTTTGCCATGAGATGAAAAAGGCTTTGCCCTTGCCCGCTGCTGACGTGGCCGCCTGCCTGACCTGCCACGGTCTGCAGACCGGAGTGACGCAAGCGGCCTCTGGCGCGGCGACGGCTTCGGGTTCCGGAGGCAGCGCTGCTGCGCAGGCTCCGCAGGGCCAGGCCACACAGACGCAGATTTCGCAGGCAACGCAGGGCCAGTCCCCGCAGGCGCAGGCCCCGCAGGCGCAATCCCGGCAAGCGCAGGCCCTGCAACCCCGCGCCCTGTGCATGACCTGCCACGGCCCTGAAGCCAGGGATATGCCCGGAGCCGCCCGCATGGACGCGCAGGCTCTGGCCGCCATGACTCACAAGAATATGGACTGCCTGTCCTGCCACAAGGACGCGGCGCGCTATCCGCACAACAAGCAGGAGCGCGTGCCCTGCCTGACCTGCCACACGCGGCATACGGAATCGGTCATTCATGACGCCCACAGCCGGGTAAGCTGCGAAAGCTGCCATCTGCAAGGCGTGACCCCCGTGCTCAAGAACGGCATGGTGGTGGCGCGCGTGGACGCTGGCCCCCTCATGGCGCACGACATGGGCCTGCCTTCTGGCACGGTTTCCTGCGTACGCTGCCATTCCCCGGCTATTTCCGCCGCCAGCCCGGCGGGTGCGGGAAGCGTGGGCGCGGCGGATGCCGTGCTGCCAGCCAAAAGCGTGCTGTGCATGGGCTGCCACGCGGGCACCTTTACCGTGCAGGATACGCCCAGCCGCCTGGGACTCGGCATCTTTGTGCTGGGTTTTGCGGCGCTGATGCTGTTCTGGTTCTCCGCCAGCAATCTCGGCAAGGGAAGCCTTACTGCGGCATCGGACACGCAAAGCAGCGCCGACGGCACAGGCCAGACTCACGGTTGCCCGCGCCCCGAACACCATGGCACGAGCGAAAACCGCTGGCTGGCGCTCCTTGTGGACGTGCTGCTGCAACGCCGCCTGTACCGCGAATCGCGCACACGCTGGGCCATACACGCCCTGATCTTCTTCCCCTTCCTCATCCGTTTCAGCTGGGGCATGCTGGCCCTGCTGGGCTCGCATCAGGCGGCCGCAGCGGAATGGCCCTGGCTTATGCTGGCCAAGGACTGGGCCCCCACGGCCTTCATCTATGACGTCAGCGGTCTTGCCTTGCTGGCGGGCCTTGTGTGGGCCGCCCTGTTCTGGCGCAAGGAAAAGCTGGCGGCAGCCAATGCGCCGCGACACGACTGGCCCGCCCTGTGGCTGCTTTTGGCCATCACCGTCACCGGCTTTGTGCAGGAAGGCATGCGCATCGCCCTTACCGGCATGCCTGACGGCAGTGAGTGGGCCTTGGCGGGCTACGCGCTGGCCAGCCTGTTCGGCCAGATGACTCCTGCGGAACTGGCCCGCGTGTATGGCTGGGGCTGGTACGCGCACGCCATCGTTACGGCGGTCACCGTGGCCTATATGCCCTTCAGCCAGTTGCGCCACATTGTCACTACCCCGGTTTTTCTGCTTGTCCAAACCCTGAGGGGCCGTCACTAG